In the Osmerus eperlanus chromosome 27, fOsmEpe2.1, whole genome shotgun sequence genome, one interval contains:
- the ercc6l gene encoding DNA excision repair protein ERCC-6-like: protein MDASKHTDEVRVTEICEKLDKSSLMTTDKMDTYQGYVKEGKDAARKGNMSKSLELFQLAYNIHPSDKLKGRIKKLKEAIKEMEQQDSEDEFEDFVNVNNSGLMLFKDLYDKLYDYQKEGVAFLYGLYGRRGGILADDMGLGKTIQVISFLSGMYDSELVKHSLLVMPTSLIKNWVKEFAKWTPGMRVKEFHGSSKAERNRNLEKIQRRGGVIITTYQMLINNWELLASYNGGEFKWDYVILDEAHKIKTSSTKTAKSASSIPAQNRLLLTGTPVQNNLKELWALFDFACHGALLGTAKTFKTEYENPITRAREKDATPGEKALGLKMSENLMTIIDPYFLRRTKAEVQRKKQESETANRDDLEADGAEEIPRLGGAIMPTLTRKNDFIIWTYLSAIQEDIYNKFLSLDQIKELLMTTRSPLAELNILKKLCDHPRLLSARAVAQLGLEEGTSANINDENASAANMIDNISDKTLISESGKLMFLVDLLLRLKEEGHRTLVFSQSRKMLDIIERVLVNKGFKVMRVDGTVIHLAERERRISLFQTDKRYSVFLLTTQVGGVGITLTAADRVVIFDPSWNPATDAQAVDRAYRIGQTENVVIYRLITCGTVEEKIYRRQVFKDSLIRQTTGDKKNPFRYFSRQDLKELFTLQDTRTSSTQLQLQSLHSTQRCSDPQLDEHIAYLYTMAMFGISDHDLMFSNETHNQEDHPEDQESHQYIENRVQKAQELMKAESDLHKQLKESIETNTEPAWLRKPPQNTMGSTERKPKGPSPSPPSPKNSFALVDLTQTGSRVESNILNLSDKFVDLTVDENIEDPCEEKNAEKNNVDSSMDLSLEEVLSDKEALDASVQEVIDESFPVKEGDMTANSAELSGQDSATSPAEHNGLAYTPSPDKQDKRQDVYFSAELNSPSLNHPHESSGDARDLPVKPLKNHRLSILQTSNMSQGSHKETPSKAEEDLEFLPSSFNLKWEDSASDASGEEPEENQEGNSGFALQMDGSYSEGESPAVKSTKENNAFGLGGTHVSDADQSVNDSFIANKKKKRAALIYDSEEDEEGCHSNTSELDEPFNGLGSSTPKSVRTLSTSFGVRKSFGGNTSVASRRSFVESVIEDVEDLQEDMDDDDDDDDAVSNEHSDGESNGGEMNGSHAESLMEEEEPIGETLNTENDESEGGRNESMNVGDSETGEDEESALEESTSDPELASSETMDHYTVKTDVSKSKTLEKNDSSVTEGKTYESLVKIGKQCYTEGKLDDALSCFLRALDIQNGDPEIQLLTIQLYRELNTK, encoded by the exons ATGGATGCCTCAAAGCACACGGACGAGGTTCGAGTCACGGAAATATGTGAGAAATTAGACAA GTCATCGCTGATGACCACGGACAAGATGGACACTTATCAAGG GTATGTCAAGGAGGGAAAAGATGCTGCCAGAAAAGGAAACATGTCAAAGTCATTGGAACTGTTTCAGTTGGCTTACAATATCCACCCAAGTGACAAGCTTAAAGGCAGGATAAAGAAACTCAAAGAAGCAATTAAAGAGATGGAACAGCAAGACTCTGAGGATGAGTTTGAGGACTTTGTCAATGTGAATAACAGTGGTCTAATGCTTTTCAAAGATCTTTACGACAAACTGTATGATTACCAGAAAGAGGGTGTCGCTTTTTTATATGGTCTTtatggcaggagaggggggattcTTGCTGATGACATGGGCTTGGGAAAGACCATTCAGGTGATTTCATTCCTCTCTGGCATGTATGATTCTGAGTTGGTGAAACATTCtctcctggtcatgccaacatCGCTAATCAAAAACTGGGTCAAAGAGTTTGCCAAGTGGACCCCTGGGATGCGAGTCAAAGAGTTTCATGGTTCAAGCAAAGCAGAGCGAAACCGGAACCTGGAGAAGATTCAAAGGAGAGGGGGTGTCATTATTACGACGTACCAAATGCTGATAAACAACTGGGAGCTTCTTGCATCGTACAACGGCGGCGAATTCAAATGGGATTACGTCATCCTGGACGAGGCCCACAAAATCAAGACCTCGTCAACCAAGACCGCAAAAAGTGCCAGTTCCATACCTGCTCAGAATCGTTTACTTCTGACTGGTACTCCGGTCCAGAATAATCTAAAAGAGTTGTGGGCTCTGTTTGATTTTGCTTGTCACGGGGCTCTCCTTGGTACTGCCAAGACCTTTAAAACGGAATATGAAAATCCCATCACCCGGGCGAGGGAGAAGGATGCCACGCCAGGGGAGAAGGCCCTGGGACTCAAGATGTCGGAGAACCTGATGACCATCATCGACCCGTACTTCTTGAGGAGAACCAAAGCCGAGGTGCAGAGAAAAAAGCAGGAATCTGAAACAGCCAATCGCGACGACTTGGAGGCCGACGGCGCCGAAGAAATTCCAAGGCTTGGCGGTGCTATAATGCCAACCCTGACCAGAAAGAATGACTTCATCATCTGGACATACCTAAGCGCAATTCAAGAGGACATCTACAATAAGTTTCTATCCTTGGACCAAATCAAGGAGCTGCTCATGACCACCAGGTCACCACTCGCTGAACTGAACATCCTGAAGAAACTATGCGACCACCCAAGACTCCTCTCCGCCAGGGCTGTTGCTCAGCTAGGCCTGGAAGAGGGAACATCTGCAAACATCAACGATGAAAATGCGTCCGCTGCTAACATGATCGACAACATATCGGACAAAACACTGATCTCGGAATCGGGCAAGCTGATGTTCCTTGTCGACCTGCTGCTCCGGCTCAAGGAAGAAGGCCACCGCACGCTCGTTTTCTCCCAGTCGAGGAAGATGCTGGACATCATCGAGCGAGTCCTGGTCAACAAGGGTTTCAAGGTCATGAGAGTCGACGGCACCGTGATACACCTCGCAGAGAGGGAGCGCcgcatctctctcttccagacCGACAAGCGgtactctgtctttctcctgacTACACAAGTGGGAGGGGTTGGAATCACGCTGACAGCTGCTGATAGGGTGGTTATTTTCGATCCCAGTTGGAACCCAGCCACCGACGCACAGGCAGTTGACAGGGCCTATCGAATTGGACAGACGGAAAATGTCGTCATATACAGGCTGATCACCTGTGGTACGGTGGAGGAGAAGATATACAGGCGGCAGGTGTTCAAAGATTCTCTGATCAGACAGACCACAGGGGACAAAAAGAATCCATTCAGGTACTTCAGCAGACAAGACCTGAAGGAGCTTTTCACACTGCAAGACACCCGAACCTCCTCCACACAGCTGCAGCTTCAGTCACTGCACTCCACCCAAAGGTGCAGTGACCCTCAGCTCGACGAACACATCGCCTACCTTTACACCATGGCGATGTTTGGCATCTCCGATCATGACCTCATGTTCTCGAATGAAACGCACAACCAAGAAGATCATCCCGAGGATCAGGAATCCCACCAGTACATAGAGAACCGGGTCCAGAAAGCTCAGGAGCTGATGAAAGCCGAGTCCGACTTGCACAAGCAGCTTAAAGAAAGCATCGAAACCAACACCGAGCCAGCTTGGCTGCGAAAACCACCGCAGAACACAATGGGATCAACTGAGAGGAAACCCAAGGGTccaagccccagccccccctctcctaaAAACAGCTTTGCGCTTGTTGATCTCACCCAAACTGGGTCGAGGGTTGAGAGCAACATACTTAATCTGAGTGACAAGTTTGTTGACCTAACTGTGGATGAAAACATAGAAGATCCGTGTGAGGAAAAGAATGCAGAAAAGAATAACGTCGACTCTTCCATGGATCTGTCTCTTGAGGAGGTACTGTCTGATAAGGAGGCGCTTGACGCTTCTGTTCAAGAGGTGATCGATGAGTCTTTCCCGGTGAAGGAGGGTGACATGACTGCCAACAGTGCGGAACTCAGCGGTCAAGACTCTGCCACCTCACCTGCGGAACACAATGGTCTAGCATACACCCCCTCACCTGATAAACAAGACAAACGCCAAGATGTGTACTTCTCTGCTGAACTTAACAGCCCGTCACTAAATCATCCGCATGAATCCTCGGGAGACGCGAGAGACTTGCCTGTCAAACCCCTGAAGAATCATAGACTGTCTATACTACAGACATCTAATATGAGCCAAGGGAGTCATAAAGAAACACCATCAAAGGCAGAGGAAGACTTGGAGTTTCTTCCAAGTAGTTTCAATTTAAAATGGGAggacagtgccagtgatgcttCAGGAGAGGAACCCGAGGAGAACCAGGAGGGGAATTCAGGGTTTGCACTGCAGATGGATGGCAGCTACAGTGAAGGTGAAAGCCCAGCTGTGAAATCCACGAAAGAGAATAATGCCTTTGGTCTCGGCGGAACCCATGTCTCAGATGCAGACCAGTCCGTAAACGACTCCTTCATcgccaacaaaaaaaagaaaagggcgGCGCTCATTTACGATagcgaggaagatgaggaggggtgTCATTCAAACACGAGTGAATTAGACGAACCCTTTAATGGTTTGGGATCTTCCACACCCAAATCGGTCCGAACTCTGTCCACCTCCTTCGGGGTCAGGAAGAGCTTCGGAGGTAACACATCTGTGGCCTCGCGACGCTCCTTTGTGGAATCTGTAATTGAGGATGTAGAGGACCTACAAGAAGAcatggatgatgatgatgatgatgatgatgctgttTCAAATGAACACTCTGATGGCGAAAGcaatggaggagagatgaatggGTCTCATGCCGAGTCtctgatggaggaagaggagcccaTTGGAGAAACGCTGAACACTGAGAACGATGAAAGCGAGGGAGGAAGAAATGAGTCGATGAACGTCGGAGATTCCGAAACTGGAGAAGATGAAGAAAGTGCGCTGGAGGAATCGACCAGTGATCCCGAGCTTGCGTCTAGTGAGACAATGGATCACTACACTGTTAAAACGGACGTCTCAAAGTCTAAAACATTGGAAAAGAACGATTCATCTGTGACTGAGGGGAAAACTTATGAATCACTTGTAAAAATTGGGAAACAGTGTTACACGGAAGGTAAACTTGATGATGCCTTGAGCTGCTTTTTGAGGGCATTAGACATTCAAAATGGTGACCCAGAAATCCAGCTGTTGACAATTCAACTGTACCGAGAATTAAATACGAAATGA